The Phalacrocorax carbo chromosome 29 unlocalized genomic scaffold, bPhaCar2.1 SUPER_29_unloc_1, whole genome shotgun sequence genome includes a window with the following:
- the HSD17B10 gene encoding 3-hydroxyacyl-CoA dehydrogenase type-2, with the protein MAAIRSVKGLVALVTGGASGLGRATAERLVDQGARVVLLDLPTSPGAQLAKELGDRCAFAPANVTSAEEVGAALTLAQKEFGRLDLAVNCAGVGIAVKTYNSKKDKVHELEDFQRVVNVNLVGTFNVIRLCARLMSQNKPDADGHRGLVVNTASVAAFEGQVGQAAYSASKGGIVGMTLPIARDLAPLGIRVVTIAPGLFSTPLLAGLPERVRNFLGQQVPFPSRLGHPEEYAHLVQALAENPMINGEVVRLDGALRMQP; encoded by the exons ATGGCGGCCATCCGCAGCGTGAAG GGACTGGTGGCACTGGTGACAGGCGGCGCGTCGGGACTGGGCCGAGCCACGGCGGAGCGGTTGGTGGACCAGGGGGCTCGAGTGGTCCTCCTCGACCTCCCCACGTCACCGGGAGCCCAGCTGGCCAAGGAGCTGGGGGATCGCTGCGCCTTCGCCCCCGCCAAC GTGACGTCGGCCGAGGAAGTGGGGGCCGCCCTGACCTTGGCCCAGAAGGAGTTTGGGCGCCTGGACCTGGCGGTGAATTGCGCCGGCGTCGGCATCGCCGTCAAGACCTACAACAGCAAAAAGGACAAGGTGCACGAGCTGGAGGACTTCCAAAGGGTCGTCAAC GTGAACCTGGTGGGAACCTTCAACGTGATCCGCCTGTGCGCCCGACTGATGAGCCAGAACAAACCCGACGCCGACGGCCACCGAGGTCTGGTGGTCAACACCGCCAGCGTGGCCGCCTTCGAGGGGCAG GTGGGTCAGGCGGCGTATTCGGCTTCCAAGGGCGGGATCGTGGGCATGACGCTCCCCATCGCCCGCGACCTCGCGCCGTTGGGGATCCGGGTGGTCACCATCGCCCCGG GGTTGTTCTCCACCCCGTTATTAGCCGGTTTGCCCGAACGGGTTCGGAATTTTTTGGGACAACAAGTGCCTTTTCCTTCGCGTTTGGGGCACCCCGAAGAATACGCCCACCTCGTCCAGGCTTTGGCCGAGAACCCGATGATCAACGGGGAGgtggtcaggttggacggggctctcCGCATGCAGCCCTga
- the PFKFB1 gene encoding 6-phosphofructo-2-kinase/fructose-2,6-bisphosphatase 1 isoform X3, which translates to MVILVGLPARGKTYISRKLTRYLNWIGTPTRVFNVGQYRREAVRSYKNYEFFRHDNEEAMRIRRQCALAALRDVHTYLSSGEGQVAVFDATNTTRERRALLLQFAKENGYKVLFIESICNDPAIIEENIKQVKLSSPDYRGCAQEEVVADFLKRIDCYRATYEPLDERLDSGLSYIKIFDVGLRYLVNRVQGHVQSRTVYYLMNIHVAPRAIYLSRHGESQLNLRGRIGGDSGLSPGGKKYAQALAQFIHSQSIRELKVWTSHMKRTIETAEALGVPYEQWKALNEIDAGVCEEMTYEEIQERYPHEFALRDQDKYRYRYPKGESYEDLVQRLEPVIMELERQENVLVICHQAVMRCLLAYFLDKSADELPYLKCPLHTVLKLTPMAYGCEVESIFLNVEAVNTHRERPQNVDISRPPAEALLTVPEHY; encoded by the exons ATGGTGATCCTGGTGGGGTTACCGGCCCGCGGCAAGACCTACATCTCCCGTAAGCTCACTCGTTACCTTAACTGGATCGGCACCCCGACACGGG TCTTTAACGTGGGGCAGTACCGGCGTGAAGCCGTGCGGAGCTACAAGAACTACGAGTTTTTCCGCCACGATAACGAGGAAGCCATGCGAATCCGAAG GCAGTGCGCGCTGGCCGCCCTTAGGGACGTCCACACGTACCTGAGCTCCGGGGAGGGGCAGGTGGCG GTGTTCGACGCCACCAACACGACGCGGGAACGCCGGGCCCTGCTCCTGCAATTCGCGAAGGAAAACGGCTAcaag gTTCTCTTCATTGAATCCATTTGCAATGACCCCGCCATCATCGAGGAGAACATCAAG CAAGTGAAGCTGAGCAGCCCCGACTACAGAGGCTGCgcccaggaggaggtggtggccGACTTCCTCAAGCGCATCGACTGCTACAGAGCCACCTACGAGCCCCTGGACGAGCGGCTGGACAG CGGGTTGTCCTACATCAAGATATTCGACGTGGGGCTGCGGTACCTGGTCAACCGGGTGCAGGGCCACGTCCAGAGCCGCACCGTCTACTACCTGATGAACATCCACGTCGCTCCCCGCGCCATCTACCTCAGCCGCCACGGCGAGAGCCAGCTCAACCTGCGGGGACGCATCGGGGGCGACTCGGGGCTCTCCCCGGGCGGGAAgaag TACGCCCAGGCCCTGGCCCAGTTCATCCACAGCCAGAGCATCCGGGAGCTGAAGGTCTGGACCAGCCACATGAAACGCACCATCGAGACGGCCGAAGCCCTGGGGGTGCCCTACGAGCAGTGGAAAGCCCTCAACGAGATCGACGCC GGCGTCTGCGAGGAGATGACCTACGAGGAGATCCAGGAGCGCTACCCCCACGAATTCGCCTTACGGGATCAGGATAAATATCGCTACCGCTACCCGAAAGGCGAG TCCTACGAGGACCTGGTGCAGCGGCTGGAGCCCGTCATCATGGAGCTGGAGCGGCAGGAGAACGTGTTGGTCATCTGCCACCAAGCCGTCATGCGCTGCCTGCTGGCTTATTTCCTGGATAAGAGTGCAG ATGAGCTACCCTACCTCAAGTGTCCCCTCCACACCGTCCTCAAGCTGACTCCCATGGCCTACG GGTGCGAGGTGGAATCCATCTTCCTCAACGTGGAGGCGGTGAACACCCACCGCGAGCGACCTCAG AACGTCGACATCAGCCGCCCTCCAGCCGAAGCTCTGCTCACTGTCCCCGAGCACTATTGA
- the GNL3L gene encoding LOW QUALITY PROTEIN: guanine nucleotide-binding protein-like 3-like protein (The sequence of the model RefSeq protein was modified relative to this genomic sequence to represent the inferred CDS: inserted 2 bases in 1 codon) yields the protein MTRSRRQVEAARRKRVQGKRVKAAGKKDPGVPQLGRFAAHVQQQNENKQKRAAEARRRRDEARETEVSRRRSLAGLRHDALRRQREFERKEEAAARPEEQEEASLRQYGRELRKVLEASDVVLEVLDARDPQGCRSPQLEAAVRRARHRQRLVLVLNKIDLVPRDVVAAWLKHLRAEFPTVAFKACTQQQSRNLKQSRLPAATAPEEVLAGGACVGADCLLRVLANYSRSGEVKTTITVGVVGYPNVGKSSLINSLKRSRACGVGAVPGVTRCLQTVQLDRHIQLLDCPGVVMETGAPPAAAPLRGALAPQRLRDPLSPAAAILRRCPPEQLSELYGVPPCSDPQQFLSHLARRQGRLRPGGLPDPRAAAVALLCDWTSGKISYYTHPPKTQGVQLEAQILTALGPALDLEALERGDAEALAAVPATVTGIGLSPCVPEAEEEEEKSGEEEETAMEDDTSDLEVGAVTVELKPRVKTGGVGEGSXRPVPPVWRRWPPSIPCYRARGYGLPANGGKSCKKERRKSPQSFRRHWRRPCSSENEVFATEVYFVY from the exons ATGACCCGCTCCC GGCGACAAGTGGAGGCCGCCCGGAGGAAGCGGGTCCAG GGAAAACGGGTGAAGGCGGCGGGGAAGAAGGACCCGGGGGTACCACAGCTGGGCCGCTTCGCCGCGCACGTCCAACAGCAGAAcgaaaacaagcagaaaagg GCGGCGGAGGCGCGACGGCGGCGGGACGAAGCCCGGGAGACGGAGGTGAGCCGGCGGCGGAGCCTGGCCGGGCTGCGGCACGACGCCCTGCGGAGGCAGCGGGAGTTCGAGCGCAAG gaggaggcggcggcgcggcccgaGGAGCAAGAGGAGGCTTCGCTGCGGCAGTACGGGCGGGAGCTGCGCAAG gtgCTGGAAGCGTCCGACGTGGTTTTGGAGGTGTTGGATGCCCGCGACCCCCAGGGGTGCCGCAGCCCGCAGCTGGAGGCCGCCGTCCGGCGGGCCAGGCACCGCCAGCGCCTGGTCCTCGTCCTCAATAAGATCG ACCTGGTGCCTCGGGACGTGGTGGCGGCGTGGCTGAAGCACCTGCGAGCCGAGTTCCCCACGGTGGCGTTCAAGGCGTGCACGCAGCAGCAGAGCCGCAACCTG aaGCAGAGCCGGCTGCCGGCGGCGACGGCCCCGGAGGAGGTGCTCGCCGGCGGGGCTTGCGTAGGCGCTGACTGTTTGCTCCGCGTCCTGGCGAACTACAGTCGTTCCGGGGAGGTGAAAACGACCATCACTGTGGGTGTTGTGG gGTACCCCAACGTGGGCAAGAGCAGCCTCATCAACAGCCTGAAACGGAGCCGGgcctgtggggtgggggcggtgcCCGGCGTCACCAG GTGCTTGCAGACTGTGCAGCTGGACCGGCACATCCAGCTGTTGGACTGTCCCGGCGTCGTCATGGAGACgggggccccccccgccgccgcccccctgAGGGGAGCCCTGGCCCCCCAGCGCCTGCGGGACCCCCtgagccccgccgccgccatcctGCGCCGCTGCCCCCCCGAACAG CTGAGCGAGCTTTATGGGGTGCCCCCCTGCAGCGACCCCCAGCAGTTCCTGTCCCACCTGGCCCGGCGACAGGGTCGGCTCCGTCCCGGGGGGCTGCCGgacccccgcgccgccgccgtgGCCCTGCTCTGCGACTGGACCAG CGGGAAGATCTCCTACtacacccacccccccaaaacgCAGGGGGTGCAGCTGGAGGCCCAGATCCTGACGGCGCTGGGGCCGGCGCTCGACCTGGAGGCGCTGGAGAGGGGTGATGCCGAGGCACTGGCCG CTGTCCCAGCGACGGTGACAGGCATCGGGttgtccccgtgtgtccccgaggcagaggaagaggaggagaaatcaGGCGAGGAGGAAGAAACAGCCATGGAGGATGACACCAGTGACCTGGAG gtcGGCGCGGTGACAGTCGAGCTGAAGCCCCGGGTGAAGACGGGGGGTGTCGGGGAGGGGTC GCGCCCCGTGCCCCCCGTTTGGAGGAGGTGGCCACCCTCCATCCCCTGCTACAGGGCCAGGGGCTACGGGCTGCCAGCAAACGGaggaaaaagctgcaaaaaagaGCGG agAAAATCGCCACAAAGCTTTCGGAGACACTGGAGGCGGCCATGCAGCTCTGAGAACGAGGTGTTTGCAACAgaggtttattttgtttattaa
- the PFKFB1 gene encoding 6-phosphofructo-2-kinase/fructose-2,6-bisphosphatase 1 isoform X4 gives MAAAAGELTQTPLQKVWVPLRTHGFRRGSSVPQFTNCPTMVILVGLPARGKTYISRKLTRYLNWIGTPTRVFNVGQYRREAVRSYKNYEFFRHDNEEAMRIRRQCALAALRDVHTYLSSGEGQVAVFDATNTTRERRALLLQFAKENGYKVLFIESICNDPAIIEENIKQVKLSSPDYRGCAQEEVVADFLKRIDCYRATYEPLDERLDSRHGESQLNLRGRIGGDSGLSPGGKKYAQALAQFIHSQSIRELKVWTSHMKRTIETAEALGVPYEQWKALNEIDAGVCEEMTYEEIQERYPHEFALRDQDKYRYRYPKGESYEDLVQRLEPVIMELERQENVLVICHQAVMRCLLAYFLDKSADELPYLKCPLHTVLKLTPMAYGCEVESIFLNVEAVNTHRERPQNVDISRPPAEALLTVPEHY, from the exons atggcggcggcggcgggggagctGACGCAGACCCCCCTGCAAAAAGTGTGGGTCCCCCTTCGCACCCATGGCTTTCGACGGGGAT ccTCAGTACCCCAGTTTACCAACTGCCCCACCATGGTGATCCTGGTGGGGTTACCGGCCCGCGGCAAGACCTACATCTCCCGTAAGCTCACTCGTTACCTTAACTGGATCGGCACCCCGACACGGG TCTTTAACGTGGGGCAGTACCGGCGTGAAGCCGTGCGGAGCTACAAGAACTACGAGTTTTTCCGCCACGATAACGAGGAAGCCATGCGAATCCGAAG GCAGTGCGCGCTGGCCGCCCTTAGGGACGTCCACACGTACCTGAGCTCCGGGGAGGGGCAGGTGGCG GTGTTCGACGCCACCAACACGACGCGGGAACGCCGGGCCCTGCTCCTGCAATTCGCGAAGGAAAACGGCTAcaag gTTCTCTTCATTGAATCCATTTGCAATGACCCCGCCATCATCGAGGAGAACATCAAG CAAGTGAAGCTGAGCAGCCCCGACTACAGAGGCTGCgcccaggaggaggtggtggccGACTTCCTCAAGCGCATCGACTGCTACAGAGCCACCTACGAGCCCCTGGACGAGCGGCTGGACAG CCGCCACGGCGAGAGCCAGCTCAACCTGCGGGGACGCATCGGGGGCGACTCGGGGCTCTCCCCGGGCGGGAAgaag TACGCCCAGGCCCTGGCCCAGTTCATCCACAGCCAGAGCATCCGGGAGCTGAAGGTCTGGACCAGCCACATGAAACGCACCATCGAGACGGCCGAAGCCCTGGGGGTGCCCTACGAGCAGTGGAAAGCCCTCAACGAGATCGACGCC GGCGTCTGCGAGGAGATGACCTACGAGGAGATCCAGGAGCGCTACCCCCACGAATTCGCCTTACGGGATCAGGATAAATATCGCTACCGCTACCCGAAAGGCGAG TCCTACGAGGACCTGGTGCAGCGGCTGGAGCCCGTCATCATGGAGCTGGAGCGGCAGGAGAACGTGTTGGTCATCTGCCACCAAGCCGTCATGCGCTGCCTGCTGGCTTATTTCCTGGATAAGAGTGCAG ATGAGCTACCCTACCTCAAGTGTCCCCTCCACACCGTCCTCAAGCTGACTCCCATGGCCTACG GGTGCGAGGTGGAATCCATCTTCCTCAACGTGGAGGCGGTGAACACCCACCGCGAGCGACCTCAG AACGTCGACATCAGCCGCCCTCCAGCCGAAGCTCTGCTCACTGTCCCCGAGCACTATTGA
- the LOC135310719 gene encoding non-structural maintenance of chromosomes element 3 homolog, which translates to MSQRKRVKGPGLSQGDDGDEDFNVSQTPTHSQVQRNLERRSQDQVNQKVSELVQFLLVKDQKKIPIKRADILKKVIREYKDVYSEIINQAGRTLQQVFGLQLVEIDTKYHIYILISNLPRAEGENLRQDNQTAKLGLLIVILSFIFMKGNSAKDGAVWEFLRRLRLQPGERHEVFGDVKKLVTEEFVRQKYLEITPIPLTEPPEFKYQWGPRAVKETSKRDVLRFVAKIQGKDPTFWMSQYKEAEASTPPK; encoded by the exons ATGTCTCAGAGGAAGCGTGTCAAAGGGCCAGGGTTATCTCAG GGGGACGATGGGGATGAGGATTTCAACGTGAGCCAGACACCGACGCACAGCCAGGTGCAGAGGAATCTAGAGAGACGCTCTCAGGACCAAGTAAATCAGAAG GTGAGCGAGCTAGTTCAGTTCTTGCTTGTGAAAGACCAGAAGAAGATCCCCATTAAGAGGGCAG atATCCTGAAAAAAGTCATCCGGGAATATAAAGATGTTTACTCAGAGATCATCAACCAGGCGGGCAGGACCCTGCAGcag GTATTTGGGCTGCAGCTGGTGGAGATCGACACCAAATATCACATCTACATCCTCATCAGCAACCTGCCCCGTGCCGAGGGGGAGAACCTGCGCCA GGACAACCAGACGGCCAAACTGGGGCTCCTCATCGTCATCCTTAGCTTCATCTTCATGAAGGGCAACTCGGCCAAGGACG GCGCCGTGTGGGAATTCCTCCGCCGGCTCCGACTGCAACCAGG GGAGCGACACGAAGTCTTTGGGGACGTCAAGAAGCTGGTGACGGAGGAGTTTGTGCGGCAGAA ATACTTGGAGATCACCCCCATCCCCTTGACGGAGCCCCCCGAATTCAAGTACCAGTGGGGGCCACGGGCGGTCAAGGAAACCTCCAAGAGGGACGTGCTGCGCTTCGTGGCGAAA atCCAAGGGAAGGACCCCACGTTCTGGATGAGCCAGTACAAGGAAGCCGAAGCCTccacccccccaaaataa
- the LOC135310721 gene encoding U8 snoRNA-decapping enzyme-like: MWKRGEPALSRAEALSLGRAGTGYGAAGRGWRHACHVLLYAPLPAASPPPGYAVLMQLRFDGRFGFPGGLVEPGGESLEAGLQRELREELGPAANGLRLRPRHHRGAKVWGTVGEAGSGSDAGLVTHFYIRRIKMAELEAIERGGPTAPEHGLEVQGLVRVPLGEGLPAFLRHRFAGDAREQLLGALPTLGIQPPPLQDEEPPQI; the protein is encoded by the exons ATGTGGAAGCGCGGGGAGCCAGCGCTGAGCCGGGCGGAAGCGCTGTCCTTGGGCCGGGCCGGGACCGGGTACGGtgcagcggggcgggggtggcggcACGCCTGCCACGTCCTCCTGtacgccccgctccccgccgcctcccctccGCCGGGATACGCCGTGCTG ATGCAGCTCCGGTTCGACGGGCGGTTCGGCTTCCCGGGGGGGCTGGTGGAACCCGGCGGGGAGTCACTAGAAGCCGGGCTCCAACGGGAGCTACGGGAGGAGCTGGGCCCGGCGGCGAACGGGCTCCGTTTGCGGCCCCGCCATCACCGCGGCGCTAAGGTTTGGGGGACGGTGGGCGAGGCCGGAAGCGGAAGTGACGCCGGGCTGGTGACGCATTTCTACATCCGGCGGATAAAGATGGCGGAGTTGGAGGCTATCGAGAGGGGAGGCCCGACGGCGCCGGAGCACGGGCTGgag gtgcaGGGGTTGGTGCGCGTCCCCCTGGGCGAGGGGCTCCCCGCTTTCCTGCGGCATCGCTTCGCCGGCGACGCCCGCGAGCAGCTCCTGGGGGCCCTCCCCACCCTTGGGAtccagcccccccccctccaggaCGAGGAGCCCCCTCAAATCtag
- the NAA10 gene encoding N-alpha-acetyltransferase 10, with protein sequence MNIRNARPEDLMNMQHCNLLCLPENYQMKYYFYHGLSWPQLSYIAEDENGKIVGYVLAKMEEDPDDVPHGHITSLAVKRSHRRLGLAQKLMDQASRAMIENFNAKYVSLHVRKSNRAALHLYSNTLNFQISEVEPKYYADGEDAYAMKRDLTQMADELRKQVEQKERGRPPQPTETPRGGEGVCGSGGGPPQPPAVPPHPEDGGGDSKDVSEVSETTESTDVKDSSEASDSAS encoded by the exons ATGAACATCCGGAATGCGCGG CCCGAGGACCTGATGAACATGCAACACTGCaacctgctctgcctgcccgAGAACTACCAGATGAAGTATTACTTCTACCACGGCCTCTCCTGGCCCCAG CTTTCCTACATCGCCGAAGATGAGAATGGGAAAATCGTGGGTTACGTCCTGGCTAAGAT GGAGGAAGACCCCGATGACGTCCCTCATGGGCACATCACGTCCCTA gcgGTGAAGCGATCCCACCGGCGCCTGGGGCTGGCGCAGAAGCTGATGGACCAGGCGTCCCGCGCCATGATCGAGAACTTCAACGCCAAGTACGTCTCCCTCCACGTCCGCAAGAG CAACCGGGCGGCTCTGCACCTCTACTCCAACACCCTCAACTTCCA gaTCAGCGAGGTGGAGCCCAAATATTACGCGGACGGGGAGGACGCCTACGCCATGAAGCGGGATCTCACCCAAATGGCGGACGAG TTGCGGAAGCAGGTGGAGCAGAAGGAGCGTGGgcgccccccccagcccaccgaAACcccccggggtggggagggggtttgTGGAAgtggggggggccccccccaaCCTCCGGCCGTGCCCCCCCATCCCGAAGACGGGGGGGGTGACAGCAAAGACGTCAGCGAGGTGAGCGAGACCACCGAGAGCACCGACGTCAAAGACAGCTCCGAGGCCTCCGACTCCGCGTCATAG
- the PFKFB1 gene encoding 6-phosphofructo-2-kinase/fructose-2,6-bisphosphatase 1 isoform X1, which produces MAAAAGELTQTPLQKVWVPLRTHGFRRGSSVPQFTNCPTMVILVGLPARGKTYISRKLTRYLNWIGTPTRVFNVGQYRREAVRSYKNYEFFRHDNEEAMRIRRQCALAALRDVHTYLSSGEGQVAVFDATNTTRERRALLLQFAKENGYKVLFIESICNDPAIIEENIKQVKLSSPDYRGCAQEEVVADFLKRIDCYRATYEPLDERLDSGLSYIKIFDVGLRYLVNRVQGHVQSRTVYYLMNIHVAPRAIYLSRHGESQLNLRGRIGGDSGLSPGGKKYAQALAQFIHSQSIRELKVWTSHMKRTIETAEALGVPYEQWKALNEIDAGVCEEMTYEEIQERYPHEFALRDQDKYRYRYPKGESYEDLVQRLEPVIMELERQENVLVICHQAVMRCLLAYFLDKSADELPYLKCPLHTVLKLTPMAYGCEVESIFLNVEAVNTHRERPQNVDISRPPAEALLTVPEHY; this is translated from the exons atggcggcggcggcgggggagctGACGCAGACCCCCCTGCAAAAAGTGTGGGTCCCCCTTCGCACCCATGGCTTTCGACGGGGAT ccTCAGTACCCCAGTTTACCAACTGCCCCACCATGGTGATCCTGGTGGGGTTACCGGCCCGCGGCAAGACCTACATCTCCCGTAAGCTCACTCGTTACCTTAACTGGATCGGCACCCCGACACGGG TCTTTAACGTGGGGCAGTACCGGCGTGAAGCCGTGCGGAGCTACAAGAACTACGAGTTTTTCCGCCACGATAACGAGGAAGCCATGCGAATCCGAAG GCAGTGCGCGCTGGCCGCCCTTAGGGACGTCCACACGTACCTGAGCTCCGGGGAGGGGCAGGTGGCG GTGTTCGACGCCACCAACACGACGCGGGAACGCCGGGCCCTGCTCCTGCAATTCGCGAAGGAAAACGGCTAcaag gTTCTCTTCATTGAATCCATTTGCAATGACCCCGCCATCATCGAGGAGAACATCAAG CAAGTGAAGCTGAGCAGCCCCGACTACAGAGGCTGCgcccaggaggaggtggtggccGACTTCCTCAAGCGCATCGACTGCTACAGAGCCACCTACGAGCCCCTGGACGAGCGGCTGGACAG CGGGTTGTCCTACATCAAGATATTCGACGTGGGGCTGCGGTACCTGGTCAACCGGGTGCAGGGCCACGTCCAGAGCCGCACCGTCTACTACCTGATGAACATCCACGTCGCTCCCCGCGCCATCTACCTCAGCCGCCACGGCGAGAGCCAGCTCAACCTGCGGGGACGCATCGGGGGCGACTCGGGGCTCTCCCCGGGCGGGAAgaag TACGCCCAGGCCCTGGCCCAGTTCATCCACAGCCAGAGCATCCGGGAGCTGAAGGTCTGGACCAGCCACATGAAACGCACCATCGAGACGGCCGAAGCCCTGGGGGTGCCCTACGAGCAGTGGAAAGCCCTCAACGAGATCGACGCC GGCGTCTGCGAGGAGATGACCTACGAGGAGATCCAGGAGCGCTACCCCCACGAATTCGCCTTACGGGATCAGGATAAATATCGCTACCGCTACCCGAAAGGCGAG TCCTACGAGGACCTGGTGCAGCGGCTGGAGCCCGTCATCATGGAGCTGGAGCGGCAGGAGAACGTGTTGGTCATCTGCCACCAAGCCGTCATGCGCTGCCTGCTGGCTTATTTCCTGGATAAGAGTGCAG ATGAGCTACCCTACCTCAAGTGTCCCCTCCACACCGTCCTCAAGCTGACTCCCATGGCCTACG GGTGCGAGGTGGAATCCATCTTCCTCAACGTGGAGGCGGTGAACACCCACCGCGAGCGACCTCAG AACGTCGACATCAGCCGCCCTCCAGCCGAAGCTCTGCTCACTGTCCCCGAGCACTATTGA
- the PFKFB1 gene encoding 6-phosphofructo-2-kinase/fructose-2,6-bisphosphatase 1 isoform X2, protein MEEKSPKIPASVPQFTNCPTMVILVGLPARGKTYISRKLTRYLNWIGTPTRVFNVGQYRREAVRSYKNYEFFRHDNEEAMRIRRQCALAALRDVHTYLSSGEGQVAVFDATNTTRERRALLLQFAKENGYKVLFIESICNDPAIIEENIKQVKLSSPDYRGCAQEEVVADFLKRIDCYRATYEPLDERLDSGLSYIKIFDVGLRYLVNRVQGHVQSRTVYYLMNIHVAPRAIYLSRHGESQLNLRGRIGGDSGLSPGGKKYAQALAQFIHSQSIRELKVWTSHMKRTIETAEALGVPYEQWKALNEIDAGVCEEMTYEEIQERYPHEFALRDQDKYRYRYPKGESYEDLVQRLEPVIMELERQENVLVICHQAVMRCLLAYFLDKSADELPYLKCPLHTVLKLTPMAYGCEVESIFLNVEAVNTHRERPQNVDISRPPAEALLTVPEHY, encoded by the exons atggAGGAGAAATCACCCAAAATCCCAG ccTCAGTACCCCAGTTTACCAACTGCCCCACCATGGTGATCCTGGTGGGGTTACCGGCCCGCGGCAAGACCTACATCTCCCGTAAGCTCACTCGTTACCTTAACTGGATCGGCACCCCGACACGGG TCTTTAACGTGGGGCAGTACCGGCGTGAAGCCGTGCGGAGCTACAAGAACTACGAGTTTTTCCGCCACGATAACGAGGAAGCCATGCGAATCCGAAG GCAGTGCGCGCTGGCCGCCCTTAGGGACGTCCACACGTACCTGAGCTCCGGGGAGGGGCAGGTGGCG GTGTTCGACGCCACCAACACGACGCGGGAACGCCGGGCCCTGCTCCTGCAATTCGCGAAGGAAAACGGCTAcaag gTTCTCTTCATTGAATCCATTTGCAATGACCCCGCCATCATCGAGGAGAACATCAAG CAAGTGAAGCTGAGCAGCCCCGACTACAGAGGCTGCgcccaggaggaggtggtggccGACTTCCTCAAGCGCATCGACTGCTACAGAGCCACCTACGAGCCCCTGGACGAGCGGCTGGACAG CGGGTTGTCCTACATCAAGATATTCGACGTGGGGCTGCGGTACCTGGTCAACCGGGTGCAGGGCCACGTCCAGAGCCGCACCGTCTACTACCTGATGAACATCCACGTCGCTCCCCGCGCCATCTACCTCAGCCGCCACGGCGAGAGCCAGCTCAACCTGCGGGGACGCATCGGGGGCGACTCGGGGCTCTCCCCGGGCGGGAAgaag TACGCCCAGGCCCTGGCCCAGTTCATCCACAGCCAGAGCATCCGGGAGCTGAAGGTCTGGACCAGCCACATGAAACGCACCATCGAGACGGCCGAAGCCCTGGGGGTGCCCTACGAGCAGTGGAAAGCCCTCAACGAGATCGACGCC GGCGTCTGCGAGGAGATGACCTACGAGGAGATCCAGGAGCGCTACCCCCACGAATTCGCCTTACGGGATCAGGATAAATATCGCTACCGCTACCCGAAAGGCGAG TCCTACGAGGACCTGGTGCAGCGGCTGGAGCCCGTCATCATGGAGCTGGAGCGGCAGGAGAACGTGTTGGTCATCTGCCACCAAGCCGTCATGCGCTGCCTGCTGGCTTATTTCCTGGATAAGAGTGCAG ATGAGCTACCCTACCTCAAGTGTCCCCTCCACACCGTCCTCAAGCTGACTCCCATGGCCTACG GGTGCGAGGTGGAATCCATCTTCCTCAACGTGGAGGCGGTGAACACCCACCGCGAGCGACCTCAG AACGTCGACATCAGCCGCCCTCCAGCCGAAGCTCTGCTCACTGTCCCCGAGCACTATTGA